In the genome of Candidatus Latescibacterota bacterium, one region contains:
- a CDS encoding response regulator transcription factor — protein sequence MRREKIMIYSHNQAMIELIQSRLASPVNIIATAMSTTEARTLMEDEQFHIIILAGHRDLDNVLDLLNFANQLEHRPSSIVVEINADRRALLQTLNAGCSYFIDGTAEVERIEGIVSFLMNEKRELIKRSEQMQAREFVRKSEGPPSDKALSRRENEILYTMLRGMSNREISKELEISEKTVKNHLWKIYRKFDVDNRTQLFNHLILSCPCMKISTSPVEDRPQHILGRMSP from the coding sequence ATGCGTCGTGAAAAAATAATGATATATAGCCATAACCAGGCGATGATAGAGCTCATCCAGTCGAGACTCGCCTCTCCCGTGAATATAATCGCCACGGCTATGTCGACGACCGAGGCGAGGACATTGATGGAGGACGAACAGTTTCACATCATAATCCTTGCCGGACACAGGGACCTGGACAACGTTCTGGACCTTCTGAACTTTGCCAATCAGCTCGAACACCGGCCCTCATCCATAGTCGTCGAGATCAACGCGGACCGAAGGGCACTGCTTCAAACGCTGAATGCCGGCTGTTCATATTTCATTGACGGCACCGCGGAAGTGGAACGGATCGAAGGCATAGTCTCTTTTCTGATGAACGAGAAACGTGAGTTGATCAAGCGCAGCGAACAGATGCAGGCAAGGGAGTTCGTCAGAAAATCGGAGGGGCCGCCGTCCGACAAAGCTCTTTCGAGGAGAGAGAACGAGATCCTCTACACCATGCTCAGGGGAATGAGCAATCGGGAGATATCGAAAGAACTTGAGATCAGCGAGAAGACCGTCAAAAATCATCTGTGGAAGATATACAGAAAATTCGATGTGGACAACAGGACACAGCTCTTCAATCACCTGATCCTGTCATGTCCCTGCATGAAGATCTCCACCAGCCCGGTAGAAGACAGGCCTCAGCATATCCTTGGCAGAATGTCTCCATAG
- the hypE gene encoding hydrogenase expression/formation protein HypE — MNRREEDRILLAHGGGGIMMKELVERIVKKLGGEAGRPLQDSAVIEPGKGKIAFTTDSFVVQPIFFPGGDIGHLAVCGTVNDLAVSGAVPTAISLSFIIEEGFLFEDLDRILDSIARTSVEAGVQVVTGDTKVVDRGKADGLFINTSGIGLVQEDLSLSSSSAMPGDLVLINGTIGDHGLAILSLREGLDFGSELVSDTAPLSKIITPMLRVTDGIRAMRDATRGGLAAVLNEIAVDSGVCIRVDEDSIPIREEVRKGCDLMGYEPMHIANEGKFVMVIAKEHGEGALEFMRSHELGLDASVIGEVIDAPAGNVILKTSFGGERVVDLPYGDILPRIC, encoded by the coding sequence ATGAATAGAAGGGAAGAAGACAGGATCCTCCTTGCGCATGGTGGCGGAGGGATCATGATGAAGGAGCTCGTCGAGAGAATAGTAAAAAAACTCGGAGGTGAAGCCGGCAGGCCACTTCAGGATAGCGCGGTCATCGAACCTGGAAAGGGAAAGATTGCTTTTACGACGGATTCATTCGTTGTTCAGCCGATCTTTTTCCCCGGCGGAGATATAGGGCATCTGGCGGTTTGCGGGACAGTGAACGACCTGGCCGTATCTGGCGCCGTACCGACAGCCATCTCTCTTTCGTTCATCATTGAGGAAGGTTTTCTGTTCGAGGATCTGGACAGGATACTCGACTCTATTGCCAGGACCAGCGTGGAGGCGGGAGTGCAGGTCGTGACGGGCGACACAAAGGTCGTCGATAGAGGGAAGGCGGACGGACTGTTCATCAATACTTCGGGAATAGGTCTTGTTCAGGAAGATCTATCGCTGTCTTCCTCTTCCGCCATGCCGGGAGACCTGGTCCTGATCAATGGGACGATAGGCGATCACGGCCTGGCCATATTGAGTCTCAGGGAAGGCCTGGATTTCGGCAGCGAGCTGGTGAGCGACACGGCCCCGCTGTCGAAGATCATAACCCCGATGCTGCGCGTGACCGATGGAATCAGAGCTATGAGGGATGCCACGAGGGGCGGTCTGGCAGCGGTACTCAACGAGATCGCCGTGGATTCGGGTGTCTGTATCCGGGTGGACGAGGATTCGATCCCGATCAGGGAAGAAGTGAGGAAGGGTTGCGACCTGATGGGGTATGAACCGATGCATATAGCTAACGAGGGGAAATTCGTCATGGTCATAGCAAAGGAGCATGGTGAAGGGGCCCTCGAATTCATGAGATCTCACGAGCTCGGACTCGATGCTTCTGTGATAGGTGAGGTTATAGATGCTCCGGCCGGTAATGTCATACTCAAGACATCTTTCGGCGGCGAACGTGTTGTGGATCTGCCCTATGGAGACATTCTGCCAAGGATATGCTGA